CCTATACGGTCAAGTTAGAACGGCTGGCGGTAATTCCTAGCTATCGGGGGCGGGGTATCGCCTCACAGATGCTACGCTGGGTACTCCAGCACCTCGATCGCGCTAGGGTGCAAACTGTGCTCCTCCATGCGCAACTGTACGTTGAGGATTTGTACCTAAAATTAGGCTTTGAACCGATCGGAACCCCCTTTGTAGAAGCGGGTATCCCCCACCGCAAAATGCAACGGCGATCCCCAGGAACCAGTAGGATGGAGAGTGATGTGCCGCAAACGGGGGTTACCAAATCGGGCTATGCGAGTCTATGTCTTACTGTTTAACGCTGGGACGGATAACGAGGGTATCCATACCCTCCAGATTGGGGGACGCAACTTGGTCCTGATGTTTGAATCGGAGGATGACGCCACTCGCTATGCCCTTTTGCTAGAAGCCCAAGACTTTCCCCTGCCGTCAGTCGAACCGATCGACCAGGCAGAAGTGGAAGCGTTCTGTGCCGAGGCAAACTACATCTGTCAACTGGTACCAGCGGGCTATATTCCCCAAGGGGAGGACGATCGCCTGCTCCTGACGCCGCCGGAGACGAATGTTGAACAAACGGATTGGTCCCCCGATCAGCCGCTCCGCCAGAGCACACCCGACGATGAGGCAGCATCTGACTTATCGTCCGCTGATCTCGATCGCATTCGTCGCCAACTTGAAGGATTGCTATAGTCATCCCCCCTCATGGAAACGAGCTTGCCCTTGCCCGAACGGGGTCACCTGCTAACGGAACAGACTAATCCTAATAGCTACAACCTCGATCAACTGAGTTCCTTGGAAATCGTGGATCTGTTCAACCAGGAGGACGCCAAGACCATCGCGGCGATCGCGGCGGCGCGAGAACCTCTCGCCGCTGCCATTGACACGATCGCTGCCGCCCTTGCCCAAGGAGGCCGCCTGTTTTATATCGGGGCGGGGACCAGTGGTCGCTTGGGAGTTCTGGATGCAGCAGAATGCCCCCCCACCTTTTGTACCCCACCGGAATGGGTCCAGGGGATTATTGCCGGGGGACCTTCAGCCTTGCTACGCAGTGCGGAGGGACTGGAGGATGATGTCGAAGCCGGCGCCAGTGCGATCACCCACCATGCGATTACGGCCCAGGATGTAGTGGTGGGGATCACAGCAGGGGGAACCACCCCCTATGTAGCCGGTGCCTTGCAAGCAGCCCGGCAACGGGGCGCAACCACGATTTTTATCGCCTGTGTTCCGGCAGAACAAGTGCCGTCGCACGCGGATATCGATATTCGGCTGCTGGTTGGACCGGAGATCCTGGCTGGTTCCACCCGGCTCAAGGCAGGAACAGCGACCAAACTTGCTCTGAATATTCTCTCCACGGGGGCAATGGTCAAACTGGGTAAAGTTTATGGTAACCGCATGATTGACGTGGCGGTCACGAACCAAAAGCTGCACGATCGCGCCCTCCGGATCTTGTCAGACCTGACCGGCCTCGATCGCGAAGCTGCCCATCAACTCCTCGAACGCAGTGGCAAATCGGTAAAACTGGCACTCCTGATGCATTGGACGGGCCTTGATGCGGCTGCGGCCACCACCCTGCTGACGGCCCACCACGGCCACCTGCGAGCAGCCCTCAACCACCCAGCCAGTAGTACCTACACCGGCCCAACACTGTAAGGGTTCTTAAATTTGTACTTTAAATAACTGACAAAATGGGTTAATCTCCATCACGATAATAGATAGCGTATTTGCCAATACTTTTTACCTCTGAGGGTAAGACAAATCCCCTAAAATATTTAATGCTTTTTTAAGATATTTGGCCTGCATCCTGCACAAACCGATGATCCTTGTGCATAGAAACGTTTAACTCCGTAGCAATGTGGTGTTGGCCTGGATAATCTCTTGATTTTTACTAGGAACGTTCACAAGATTTTCACCTTCTGCGGTGAAAGTGAAGCTAGGGTATCCAGGGACTGAACGAGCATTATGGAAATGCTGCCACTGTTGCTGAACAAATTAAATCTGCGAACCTTCAAGTTTTGGCAGAATGGCAAACTGCATGACGGATTGTGCCATAATAACGAGCTATTCTTTGCCCTTCGGGTCTTTGATTCAGACCGTCGCGTTTGGGTGCAGGAGCAGGCGGCTCAGCTCAGCCAACAGGGAATTCCGGTAATTGTCACCTATGAAGGAAACAGCTATACGATCTGGGTTCGCTTGCGATCGTCCGCCCAGGTGGAGGCATTTTTAAACCTGCCGTCCGAGGTGGCTGATTCAACCGTGATCCTTTGGGATCAGGCATCGGCGTGTTCGGCTTGATCGGGATCATCCCCTCGCTACGAGCGATAACGTTTGGAGTGATCATTTAATGATCATTTCGGGATCACTCTAGGAAAATCGGCTCTTCTGAGTTTATGGTGGGGGCGCTACGCGCCCCCACCATAAACTCAGCATTTGCGATCGTTTATTTGTAGCTGCTGATACTGCTTACCCCAAAATCCCAGAAGAACCGGAAAATCATTGAGAGAGTATGGAGAGCATTGAGGACGATTCAGGAATTGGGAACGTTAGGGTGCTGAGTCCAGTCAGATACCAGCGGTGTTGTTTGCGCTAGGGCATAATGGGGTAATGCTCCCTAGCGTATTGCGGTTGTCCGTGCGGTCTCTACCTTTCCCCACTCGATTTTGATGACGCGACTGCCCAGTCAGGAGGATCTTGGTCAGGGGCGTGAGTGCGCCCTAGGAACATTGGTGGCTATCCAGCAAGCGGTGTTTGCCCATCCCCGCATTGAAGATAGCTGGAGCGAGATCTTAGAAGCTTTGGGGCTGGCGATCGCGGCTCAGCGAGTGCTTTACTGGCAAGGCAAGTCGGTGCCGCTGCAAGGGGCCTCTCTTTATTGCCAAGCGCATTGGTTGCGATCGACCGTTACCCGTCCGGTTGATTCCGTGCCCGCTTCGGTACCCAGCTATTGGCAGGTGTCGCGATCGGCCTTGCGCCGTCTGCAACAAGGACAAACCCTGAACGGTCGTTTAGCGGATTTTTCTCAGATCCGGTCAGCCAAGGGAGAGACCTGTCGTGATCTCTGGGTTTTGGTTAGCCCGATCGTGGTGCAGGGACAGTGCTGGGGGGTTTTACGCTGCGACCATCCGGCCCATAAATGGCGAGAGGCGAGTGTCTTCGCAGTGGTGCAGGCTGTGGCGGCTACGATCGCGCTGAAACTGAGTCAGCGTGACAGGGAAGGTGTGCCGCCTGCGGTTACTGCCCCGTCCTTACCTGTCACCCTCCAGTCACTTGAATGCCTATCCTCTTCCCCCCTGACCACCGCCATGAGTGATGTGGCCTGCTTTCAGGCGTTATGGGGGCAAACCGCAATGGGGTTGAGCCAGATTGATGCCAAGCATCGCTTCATCCGGGTGAATGAATGCTTTTGTGACATTGTGGGTTACTCAGAAGCGGAATTAATCGGACGTTCATTTGCTGATATTACCCATCCCGATGACCTCAATGCCAATCTGAATTTATCGACGCAATTATTCAAGGGAGAAATCCCGTCCTACACCCTGGAAAAACGGCTGATCCGGAAAGATGGTGAGGTGCGTTGGGTGCAGCTTAGCGTGGCGCTGCTTCGATCGCCGGCGGGGATTCCCCAGTGCGATATTGCGATTGCCAAGGATATTACTGATCGCAAGCAAACGGAAGCGCGTCTGCGATCGCAAACGCGCCGAGAGCAGGCCGTTAACCGGGTGACCCAAACCATGCGGCGATCGTTGCTGTTGGATACCGTGTTCTCGGCGGCAATGCAGGAAATTAGCGAGTTGCTGGATGTCGATTTTGCGGATATTGCCCAATACATCCCTGCCGAAAAACTCTGGCGTCAGGTGGCGTGCTATTCTTCCCATCCGGAGGCGTTTCCGTCCACCTTAGGGCATACCTTCCCCGATGAGGATAATCCGGTGACGGCGCAACTGAAGCAACTTCAGATGGTCACCTTAACCGATAATAGCTATCTAGATCTTGTCCATCCAGTTTTGGGGAAAACCCTGATTGGTGCTCGTATTCTTGTCCCGATTCCTAATTACCAGAGTTCCGATCCGAATGCACCCAAGGCTTGGGGACGGTTACGCTTGGGTAAACATACTCAGCCTACCTGGAGCGAGGCTGAGATTGAAATTATTCAGATCTTGGTCGATCAATTGGCGATCGCGATTCAACAATCGGAACTCTATCGTCTGGTACATCGCTTTAATCAAGATCTGGAAAGGCAGGTGCAGGCCCGCACGGCAGAATTACAGCGGGTCCTGGATTTTGAAGCGCTCTTAAAGCGGATCACGGAGAAGGTGCGCGATAGCCTGGATGAGGGGCAAATTTTACAAACAGTCGTTCGGGAATTGGGCCAGGGATTGGGGGTCAAGTGTTGCGATACGGCCCTTTATGATGCCGACATGACCACGGCCACGATCGTCTATGAATATACCCCGGTGATTCCTGCTGCTACCCAGACGGTGATTCAAATGGCGACCTACCGCGATCTGTATACGCAGATTGCCCGTGGGAACAGTTTTCAATTCTGTTGGTGGGGTCCCTGTAGCGTGCGACCGGCCAAGCAAGCGCAGGTGATCCTGGTGTGTCCGATTGTAGATGATCAGTCGGTTTTAGGCGATTTGTGGCTGGTGCGCGGTCCCCAGGAAAGCTTTGACCCCCTGGAGATTAGTCTTGTCGAGCAGGTGGCGGCCCAGTGTGCGATCGCCCTGCGCCAAGCCCGCCTCTATGCGGCATCCCAGGTGCAAGTCCAGGAATTAGAACGTTTAAATTACCTCAAGGATGACTTTTTAAGTACAGTCTCCCATGAGTTGCGATCGCCCATGTCGAATATTAAAATGGCGACCCAAATGCTGGAAATCTTGCTGAAACGGCAAGGGCTACTCCAACCCCCGCAACCGACGGCGATCGCTGCTCCCGCCCCGGCCAGTGCTTCCCAACTCGATCGCTATTTCAAGATTCTTCAGGACGAGTGTGAACGGGAAATTAGCCTGATCAATGACCTCTTAGATCTTTCCCGGTTAGAAGCGGGGACGGAACCGCTGACCCTGACAACAATGGATATCCAACACTGGCTTCCCCATTTGGTTGAACCCTTCTACAGTCGAGCGGCCAGTCACCAGCAGCAGTTGCAAATGATCGTCCCAGACAGCCTGCCCCCCCTCACTACAGATTTTGCGTACCTAGGACGGCTGGTCCGAGAATTAATGAATAATGCGTGCAAGTATACCCCTGCCCATGAGACGATCACCCTGGCAGCCCAGGCTACCCATCAGGCCATGATCATCAGGGTTAGTAACTCTGGGGTTGAGATTCCCCCGGTGGAATTAGGGCGCATGTTTGAAAAGTTTTACCGCATTCCCAGTAATAATCCCTGGAAACATGGCGGAACAGGGTTAGGGTTAGCCCTCGTGAAACGCATGGTGGATCATCTGGGCGCGACGATCGCCGTTACCCATCCCGATCGCGTCCTTCAATTCACGATTACGTTACCGCATCGGGAAAGTTTACCGCATCGGGAGAATAGCGAAGGCTCTACCTGTTCAGCCTAGTTACACGGGGACGAGTGTGGGGAAATGCGCCCTATTTGCGCAGGACTAGGACGGGGCAATGGGCAAAGCGGACAACCCGTTCGGCGACGGATCCTAGCAGAAACCGACTCAAACCTGTGCGCCCCCGTGAGGGAATCACAATCAAGCTGATCGCCTGCTTCTGGGCATAGTCAATAATCTCAGCCGCTGCATCCCCGATCGCGACAGAAAACTGAACCTGTTGATAGGCAGGAGTGTTACACCGTTGGTAGAACGCGGTCTTAACATTATGGATGCGGGTTTGTAGGTCCAGGGTATTCCATACCATGCCCGGTTCCGTGACTTCTAGCTTTTGGAGCACATGGAGGACATGTAGGTGGGTGGGATCTTCGACAAAGGCTAGGCTTTCCGTGACCGCAGCAAAGGCTTCATCCGAAAAGTCTAGGGGCACCAGGACGCGATCGCGGTTGAACAGGCTCATAACTCGCACCTACGGATTTTGCAAGGCGGACAGGTTGACTTTCACGTTCTACCCCGATCTTGCCACCTTCTAGGAGGATTCGTGCGACCGAGTTCTTAAGCTGCTGTTGGGAGAGAGGCTGGGCTTGTTTGTAAAGGCGGGGGCGTCCCTGGACCGGATTTCACTAGGGTCAAGGCGGTGTGCGGTGCGGCTTGATGCAGCCAGTCCCACAGTTACTCCAATTCCAGCAAATTGACCAGCCCGTACTGCCAGAGAACAACGGGCACTAAATCTAAGTCGGGTCCTACTTGCCGTAGGGCGAGCGCGATCGCAGCGGGGGAGAGGACTAACTCAGTTTGCAAACAGTTGAACAGGCGGGTGCGACAGATAGTCATCCGTCTAAAACCTCAAATTCTGTGCTCTCCAGGATAGGCACGGGTTTGGAGACTGCCCTCACCGCACCGGCTCACCCGATCGGGCGATGCAACGAGGGCGATTAACCAGGGTGATTAACAGGGGCAATTAATGGGGAGATCGCTCCAGATTGCGAGGGAAGAAATGTTGCCACACCACCGCTAGCCGGGAACAGTGCCAGTAATCAACATGGCGAACAATCAAATTCTGATCGTTGAGGGTGAGTTCGCTCCAGCCAGGAATGGTAATGCGCGGTCGCCAGGGCAAAGGGGTTATCCAGGAAAGGGTCCAGCGGGTCGTAATCTGCTGGCCAGACTGTTGAATTTCGTGTAATTCCAAATGCGGTTCTTGAAACCACTGTTCAATAAAGCCAATCATCTGGCGATAGCGATCGATTCCTCGGAATGAATTGAGGGGATCTTGAAAATAAACATCAGGGGCATAAATGTCATAGGTTTGATCACTAGGAAATCGAGCGTAATCAGCTTTCAGCACATCAATAATATCCATCAATCATATCCATCTCATGAGAGCGATATAATCAGAGCGATCGTCGACTGGCATAAGCCACCGATTATTATGGCATTTATTTACGATCGTATCGTTCGGTTCCAGGATACCGATGCCGCGGGAGTCGTCTTTTTCAGCAATCTCCTCACCATTTGTCATGAAGCCTATGAGGAGATGCTCCGTTGGCGGGGAATTGACTTAAAGTTATTTTTCCAGCACCCCGACTTTGCGCTGCCGATCGTCCATGCAGAAGTGGATTTTTATCAGCCAGTCTTTTGTGGGGATAGGCTTCAGGTTTGCGTTTTGCCAGAGCGGTTAGGGACCGATAAGTTTAAACTGGTTTATCAGATCGATCGGGGTTCCAAGGAAGTGGCGGCGGTGGGACCGGTGGCCCAGGCGTTTACGGTGCATCTCTGCATTCATCCCCAAACGCGGCAACGACAGGCACTCCCGGTGTTATTGCAAGATTTTTTCTAGACCGGGTTTAGACTGGCTGGTAGGAACACAAAGACTCTACGGCAGACAAACACCCAGACGAGAAGACTAAGGTGAATGACTATCGAGGGGTTGGGCAGCTTGGGCTAGGTGTTGCACGGCGCGATAGTTGATCTTGCCCTGGGGACTGCGGGGGAGATGATCCACGGCCAGCCAGCGTTTGGGATGTTTGAACGCACACAGGTAGGGAGCGATCGCCTGCTTGAGTTGGGTAGCGGTAACGCGATCGTGCCGGGGGACATACACCGCCGTAACCGCTTGCCCCCACACGGGGTCCGGCAAACCCACCACACAGACATCTTGGACTAATTGGGTTTGATGCAGGGCCATTGCCACTTCGCTGGGGAAGACGTTCTCGCCCCCAGTGATAATTGTGTGGCTATTGCGGCCCACGATGTACAGATAGCCGCGATCGTCAAGATAGCCGCGATCGTCGGTCAGAAACCAGTCTGAGGCGGGGAACAGTTGGGGGTAGTAACCCAGGGCAAGGCTGGGGGTTTTCAGGGCGATGGTCCCCACCTGTCCCGCTGCCAATCGTTCACCGCTATCGTCCAAGATGGCCAGTTGCACATGGGGTAGCACCGTCCCCGCACTCCGATTGCCTGCCCCAAATTCCTGGGGATGCAGGGTGGCGACTTGGGCTGCCGTTTCGGTCATGCCATAGGTCAGGGCGATCGGGAGATGTTGGTGTTGGGCAACTGCTAACAGGTCGGGCCAAGCAGGACCTCCTCCTAGGAAGATCGCCCGTAGCTGCGCTAACCAGGGACGCAGCGCGGGTGGAGCGGCGGTCAATAGGCGCTGGAGTTGGGTCGGAACGAGGGATAGGAACGCCGATCGCGGCTCCAGGGCTGGCAACTGACCCGCCTCCAAGCTCCGAAACGTTTGGATCGCCAGTGTTCCCCCAGAGACGAAGGATCGCACAAATGGCATCAAACCACTGACGTGATAGAGGGGCAAGACATCGATCGAGGCAAGTTCAGGGCTAGTAAAATGCTGCTGCAAGCCCGCGACTGCCGCGACCAACCCAGACCAGCGATGCATAGCAAAGCGAGTGTGCCCTGATGATCCACCGGTTGGGATCATGATCAACGGTTCGGCCAGGGGGAGGGGAGCGGGGGAAGTCGACGGTGTAGATGGCCAGATGAACCCGGCTTCAGAAGCCATGTCAGTGGCGATCGCGTCGGGTTGGACTTGGTCGAGTACCGCTTGCCACTCGCGATCGGTCCACTGGGGATTAGCGAGATAAACCTGGCTCTGGGTCAAACCAGCAGCAGCAAAGTGGCTTAAAAAGGTGAGGGGGTTCCGGTGCCGCAGGATGACCTTTACCGGGCGGGAAGCTGGGACACGCTGGCGGGCCTGCTGATGGAGATCCTGGGCAAGGTGTCGGGTTTGAGTGAAAAAGCGATCGCCTACGGGCTGACCGTTGACCCATAGCATCCATCCCTGCTGCTCCCGCGTCTCAAAATAGGTGGTAAAGTCAGGAATTAAGCCAGTGGCAAGGTGCAGTGGCAGCATTAGTTCTCAAGGCGACTTGAACTCGATTGGTTCAACACCTCGAGGCGGACTGGCGCCACTCCAGCATAAAAGATCCCCACCGCACGGGCTGCCGCTGCGGATAAATCGATCACCCGGCCATAACTATAGGGACCCCGATCGTTAATACGGACAACCACCGATTGACCATTGTCCAGGTTGGTTACCCGCACCAGGGTGCCAAAGGGTAAAGACCGGTGGGCAGCGGTGAGGGCATTCTGGTTAAAGATCTCGCCACTGGCACTGCGATTGCCGTGGAATCCTGGCCCATACCAGGAAGCTATCCCACTCAGTACCCCCAGTTGTTGCAATCCTCGCGAAATCCGGCTAGCAAATCCTGATCGCGATTGCTGTGGTTCACCAGCCACTTCACGCAGCGGTGGGGCATTCCCTAACAGGCGACGCAGGCGGTTGGTTGCCTGGAGGGCATCCCGGCTGGCATCTTCAGTGGTATCCGGTAGGACGGTCGATTGCCCCATCGTCACCAGGGTCTCATTCCCGATTTGGATCACGTAGTGATCGCGTAGCCCCTCCACCGGAGAATCGTGGGGGAAGTCAGCAGTCGGGGCAGTGCTGGCCCACTTCACAGTGATTTGTGTCGCATCAAAGCCCTCGCGATCGATCTGGTTAAGCTTCGCTGCCACAGCAGACGCTCGCCAAACCGGATCAGACTCGTTGGCAACCGGTTCTGGCTGAAGAACCTTAGTTGCCGATGAGATCTCATCTTCCTGGCGGCTGGCAACCTTCAGGGGGTCAGGGGCCACGGCAGCACTGTCTGGGGAAACCGTTGAGGCCGCAGCCAACGTGGGTAACTTGGGGGCACTGGGTGCAATGGGCCTGGTCGTTGTTTCAGCCGCCCCCAGGAAGGTCAAAACTGGAATATTGCGGATGTATAAGGTCGCTGCCGCACGTCCCTGGAAACTATGGGCGTGAACTTTGGCGATCGTTTCTTCCCGAATGATGCGGTCCGATTGGCGTTCACCAACCTTGATCACATCGGGGCTGGAAGCGGGGCTGTCAGGCCGAAGGGCAGCGAGAGGGCCAGCCACTCCAGGGAACAGAGGCGCTTCTGATTCAGGTGCAGGCCGGTTTGCCACTGGCGAATCCGTACCTGAAAGACTAGGCTTAGCCGGGGAGTCAGTCAGTTGTACCTCGACGGCACGGCTGACAGAAGCCACACCAACGGGACTGCACAAGGCAGTGACGAGGGCAACTGCTAAGCCACTCTTCAAGTTTTGATTCATACCAATCACGGTGAAGGACACTGGGGAACCCACACATGAGCAAACTTGTCCTAAAACTGGGCGCTAACCAGTTCCACAGACAACTCATACGGGTTCCAAGGAAGAGCATGACTAAACGTTTCGCCCAGGGCGACAGCAGCAATGCCTGCCAATAGCTCCGGTAGAAACTCATACTCGTTCCATCTTCGTTCTTGCTTCATAAACGGCAACAGATTACCACGAACCTCCCGGGTTGGGGATCAGGGGATCAATGGACCCCATCCCGATCACTGGGCGATCGGGAATCTATCGCAAGACAGCAATTCTTATCCTGTCAGTGGTTGAGCAGACGCTAAGGCAAATTGTAAATAAATATTAAGATTTGATCCAGCTTGCCGAAAAATACCGGGATTTTTTGTGAGGATTAGGGTTTGTCGTGCTCCGGACGGTAGGGAAAAGCGTGG
This DNA window, taken from Trichothermofontia sichuanensis B231, encodes the following:
- the murQ gene encoding N-acetylmuramic acid 6-phosphate etherase, with the protein product METSLPLPERGHLLTEQTNPNSYNLDQLSSLEIVDLFNQEDAKTIAAIAAAREPLAAAIDTIAAALAQGGRLFYIGAGTSGRLGVLDAAECPPTFCTPPEWVQGIIAGGPSALLRSAEGLEDDVEAGASAITHHAITAQDVVVGITAGGTTPYVAGALQAARQRGATTIFIACVPAEQVPSHADIDIRLLVGPEILAGSTRLKAGTATKLALNILSTGAMVKLGKVYGNRMIDVAVTNQKLHDRALRILSDLTGLDREAAHQLLERSGKSVKLALLMHWTGLDAAAATTLLTAHHGHLRAALNHPASSTYTGPTL
- a CDS encoding AMP-binding protein — its product is MLPLHLATGLIPDFTTYFETREQQGWMLWVNGQPVGDRFFTQTRHLAQDLHQQARQRVPASRPVKVILRHRNPLTFLSHFAAAGLTQSQVYLANPQWTDREWQAVLDQVQPDAIATDMASEAGFIWPSTPSTSPAPLPLAEPLIMIPTGGSSGHTRFAMHRWSGLVAAVAGLQQHFTSPELASIDVLPLYHVSGLMPFVRSFVSGGTLAIQTFRSLEAGQLPALEPRSAFLSLVPTQLQRLLTAAPPALRPWLAQLRAIFLGGGPAWPDLLAVAQHQHLPIALTYGMTETAAQVATLHPQEFGAGNRSAGTVLPHVQLAILDDSGERLAAGQVGTIALKTPSLALGYYPQLFPASDWFLTDDRGYLDDRGYLYIVGRNSHTIITGGENVFPSEVAMALHQTQLVQDVCVVGLPDPVWGQAVTAVYVPRHDRVTATQLKQAIAPYLCAFKHPKRWLAVDHLPRSPQGKINYRAVQHLAQAAQPLDSHSP
- a CDS encoding DUF2949 domain-containing protein, whose product is MTICRTRLFNCLQTELVLSPAAIALALRQVGPDLDLVPVVLWQYGLVNLLELE
- a CDS encoding universal stress protein; translated protein: MSLFNRDRVLVPLDFSDEAFAAVTESLAFVEDPTHLHVLHVLQKLEVTEPGMVWNTLDLQTRIHNVKTAFYQRCNTPAYQQVQFSVAIGDAAAEIIDYAQKQAISLIVIPSRGRTGLSRFLLGSVAERVVRFAHCPVLVLRK
- a CDS encoding DUF2358 domain-containing protein, with amino-acid sequence MDIIDVLKADYARFPSDQTYDIYAPDVYFQDPLNSFRGIDRYRQMIGFIEQWFQEPHLELHEIQQSGQQITTRWTLSWITPLPWRPRITIPGWSELTLNDQNLIVRHVDYWHCSRLAVVWQHFFPRNLERSPH
- a CDS encoding acyl-CoA thioesterase, with the protein product MAFIYDRIVRFQDTDAAGVVFFSNLLTICHEAYEEMLRWRGIDLKLFFQHPDFALPIVHAEVDFYQPVFCGDRLQVCVLPERLGTDKFKLVYQIDRGSKEVAAVGPVAQAFTVHLCIHPQTRQRQALPVLLQDFF
- a CDS encoding septal ring lytic transglycosylase RlpA family protein, coding for MNQNLKSGLAVALVTALCSPVGVASVSRAVEVQLTDSPAKPSLSGTDSPVANRPAPESEAPLFPGVAGPLAALRPDSPASSPDVIKVGERQSDRIIREETIAKVHAHSFQGRAAATLYIRNIPVLTFLGAAETTTRPIAPSAPKLPTLAAASTVSPDSAAVAPDPLKVASRQEDEISSATKVLQPEPVANESDPVWRASAVAAKLNQIDREGFDATQITVKWASTAPTADFPHDSPVEGLRDHYVIQIGNETLVTMGQSTVLPDTTEDASRDALQATNRLRRLLGNAPPLREVAGEPQQSRSGFASRISRGLQQLGVLSGIASWYGPGFHGNRSASGEIFNQNALTAAHRSLPFGTLVRVTNLDNGQSVVVRINDRGPYSYGRVIDLSAAAARAVGIFYAGVAPVRLEVLNQSSSSRLEN
- a CDS encoding DUF3110 domain-containing protein gives rise to the protein MRVYVLLFNAGTDNEGIHTLQIGGRNLVLMFESEDDATRYALLLEAQDFPLPSVEPIDQAEVEAFCAEANYICQLVPAGYIPQGEDDRLLLTPPETNVEQTDWSPDQPLRQSTPDDEAASDLSSADLDRIRRQLEGLL
- a CDS encoding GAF domain-containing sensor histidine kinase; this translates as MTRLPSQEDLGQGRECALGTLVAIQQAVFAHPRIEDSWSEILEALGLAIAAQRVLYWQGKSVPLQGASLYCQAHWLRSTVTRPVDSVPASVPSYWQVSRSALRRLQQGQTLNGRLADFSQIRSAKGETCRDLWVLVSPIVVQGQCWGVLRCDHPAHKWREASVFAVVQAVAATIALKLSQRDREGVPPAVTAPSLPVTLQSLECLSSSPLTTAMSDVACFQALWGQTAMGLSQIDAKHRFIRVNECFCDIVGYSEAELIGRSFADITHPDDLNANLNLSTQLFKGEIPSYTLEKRLIRKDGEVRWVQLSVALLRSPAGIPQCDIAIAKDITDRKQTEARLRSQTRREQAVNRVTQTMRRSLLLDTVFSAAMQEISELLDVDFADIAQYIPAEKLWRQVACYSSHPEAFPSTLGHTFPDEDNPVTAQLKQLQMVTLTDNSYLDLVHPVLGKTLIGARILVPIPNYQSSDPNAPKAWGRLRLGKHTQPTWSEAEIEIIQILVDQLAIAIQQSELYRLVHRFNQDLERQVQARTAELQRVLDFEALLKRITEKVRDSLDEGQILQTVVRELGQGLGVKCCDTALYDADMTTATIVYEYTPVIPAATQTVIQMATYRDLYTQIARGNSFQFCWWGPCSVRPAKQAQVILVCPIVDDQSVLGDLWLVRGPQESFDPLEISLVEQVAAQCAIALRQARLYAASQVQVQELERLNYLKDDFLSTVSHELRSPMSNIKMATQMLEILLKRQGLLQPPQPTAIAAPAPASASQLDRYFKILQDECEREISLINDLLDLSRLEAGTEPLTLTTMDIQHWLPHLVEPFYSRAASHQQQLQMIVPDSLPPLTTDFAYLGRLVRELMNNACKYTPAHETITLAAQATHQAMIIRVSNSGVEIPPVELGRMFEKFYRIPSNNPWKHGGTGLGLALVKRMVDHLGATIAVTHPDRVLQFTITLPHRESLPHRENSEGSTCSA
- a CDS encoding GNAT family N-acetyltransferase translates to MTKFVDPDASLDTPRLTNSTVTIAWISADHRDFAHAVAIRQQVFQQEQGVDAALDFDGRDRTAQHLLAWVGATPIGTARIRSLDAYTVKLERLAVIPSYRGRGIASQMLRWVLQHLDRARVQTVLLHAQLYVEDLYLKLGFEPIGTPFVEAGIPHRKMQRRSPGTSRMESDVPQTGVTKSGYASLCLTV